The segment CTGCAGCTTGCGCCTCAAACTCACGATTCATGGAAATCAAAAGGTCACGAGACTGCGCTTCTGACATATCTAGTTTTGTCGCCAAAGATTTAATTGCAGCCGAAGACGGCAGGTCATGCTTCATCAATGTTTCGATATCTTTTTTATTCAAACCAATTTTTGCCAATGAAGACAGACCCTCTGTTTTTACTCCATTCAAGGCAGTCTGCACCTTCTCTGCCGCTGTCATGCTAATGTTGTGTTTCAGAGCGAAGTCAGCGGCTGCAACGTTTGCAGACTCGCCCGTGGTTGGCAAAGTGATACTGGCAGTGGAAACGAAGTTGCGGCGACCTGGACGAACTGGGCGATAAGGGGCTGGGCGGCGATCATGGTGATGATGGCCATCGCCAAGACCAATACCGATGATCACGCCAATCGCACCGGCGGTGATTTCTTCGTCAGTACAGCCAGCGTTGAATAACATTGCAATCGTGAGGACACTCAAAAGAATAACTTTTTTCATGGTGGTGGTTCCTTGTTTTATTTGGCTTCGCGATGTCACAATGTCACCGCGTTTTTGCGAAAGAACCTTAAAGCAACTTAAGTGCCAGCCTGACTTAGCCGAAAGTGCACCACTTTAATTAGATAGCGAATTTTAACTGCGAGGTTACAGGTTCGTTAGATACTTTGTTTTGAGTGCCCAGCCTAACTCCCAAGCCCACAAGGCGAACTGCGACACCACGGCGCGACCAGGCTCGTTCCAAAAGTCTTTCAAAATCTTTCTCGGTGGGAATTCCATGAATCACTTCTTCATGCGTTGTTGATTTGAAATCAAAGAACTTCAACTTCACAACCATACCGCGCACGCGATCTTCGTACTCACCTTGAATGAGGCGCTGATAGAAATCTTCGTAGAGAGCAGGAATGCGCTTTCGGCACTCCTCATAGGTTTGCAGATCAGTATTATAAGTCTCTTCCACAGTCAGAGATTTTCGCTCCCACTCGGTGACAACCTCGCGATCATCAATACCTCGCGAGAAATCATAAAGCTCTTGAGCGCGTGAACCAAACCAACGATGCAACTCTGGCACAGAAAATTTTTGAATATCAGAACAGGTGTACAAACCAAGCTCGTGCATTTTTTGAGCGGTGACTTTACCGACTCCGAAAATCTTTTCCACCTTCAGGTCTTTGACGAAACCTTCCACGTCTTGAGGCCGAACGACGAATTGCCCGTTAGGCTTTTTCCAATCGCTGGCAATCTTGGCGATGAACTTGTTGGGTGCAATGCCCGCAGAGGCTGTCAGATTCAGCTCTTCAAAGATAAGGCGGCGGATTTCCTGGGCGATCAAAGTGGCACTGCCACCAAACTGCTTACAATCAGTCACATCAAGATAAGCCTCATCCAAAGAAAGGGGCTCAATCTTGTTCGTGAAGCGTTCAAAGATTTCGCGAACCTTGCGGCTTTCCTCTTTATAAAGATCAAAATGCGGAGGGATTAGAATCAACTGCGGGCACAAACGCACCGCCTGGGAAGAGGGCATCGCCGAGCGCACACCAAACTTGCGCGCTTCATAACTCGCCGTGCAAAGTACACTGCGAGTATTCGGTGGCCCGCCAATGCCCAAAGGTTTCCCTTTAAGTTGAGGGTTAAATTTAACCTCAACCGCAGCATAAAAACAGTCCATGTCGATATGGATGATCTTCCTCATTTACACATTATTTACATATCTAATTATGAGGGTCAAGGCAGAAAGTTTCAGTCCAAGACCAAAGAATGCCCGCTACCTTTTCCGAAAATGTGACAGGCACCTTTTCGGAGAAAACGGCAGGCACCTTCTAAGTGGTTTCGAGTTCGGGAGGAACTGCAGGGACTGCGATGCCTTTTACTGGGACAAACTTTTCTGAGATCAGGCTGTGTGCTTTGTCAGCGATCAAGCCGCGGTCGTCTTCCGGGGTTGTGTGAATCTGTTCTAGGAACTCGATTTCGGCGTGCAATGATTTAAGCGTCAGAGCTTTCCACAAAGAGGTCGCGAACGTGATGTCGCCGTACCAGCACAAGTGATCGCGCCATTTCAAAGAAAAGTCTTCTCCGTTCACTTTGCGGAAGTTGACTACTGCAGGCTGAATTGGAACTCCAGCGTGGGAAGCAGCCATCATCAAGGTTCTCTTGAAAGGAAGTACCTGCTCCCCGTTTGTCGAAGTGGCTTCAGGATAAAGCACGATGCGGAAACCATTTTGCAATGCCGTCACGATCGACTTCATCTCATCCAGGATTTTAGTGCGACTGCGACGTTCAACGTACATGCAACCACCCATCTCGGTCAGAAGACCCAAGAAAGGAGTTTCACGCATTTCGTTGGAAGTTACAAAAAGCAGCGGAAAGATCGAACCCATCAACAAGATGTCGACGAAGCCCATGTGATTGCTCACCAACAAAAACTTTTCGCCGTCTTTAGGTTTGTTCTTCACGGTGAGATTCATTCCGAAAGCTTTCAGAATGATCCGACAGAAGAAGGTCACATTTTTTGAAAATTGCGCTCTTCGTTTTTCAGGATTGCGGATCACCAAATGACAAAGGAATGACCAAGCCAAGAAAGTGACAATAACTAGAACGAAATAAATTAGATTTAGGACTCCGCGGAGCCCAGCTTGAATCTCTTCCACAGAGTTCTATTTAAATCTTCTCTGTGCAGAATGGTCAAGAAGTCTATGCATTGGAACTCTTTATCCCAGGCTGGCTCTCCGCCTATGTAGGCGCCAATCTTGAGGTAGGCTCTACATAGCGGGGGCAAAAGCTCTTCTGCTTCTTCTCGTTGCGTCTGAGTCAGAGGATTGCGCAGTTCATCCTTAAAGAAACTAAACATCGGCATCGTATATGCCAAAGTCGGGCGAGTTCTAAATCCAGGATTAATTCGGCCTTCTTCTTCAAAGTACCGGGTTAAAAGAGCCGCATCGCGAGGATCATCCGTTTTCACAGTCGCGCAACCAAATAGAAATTGCGAGTCGGAGGCCGCAAGATAGTCAGCAATTCCTCGCCACAACAAAGAGATCACAACACCTCTGCGGAAATCCTTGTGAATACAAGCGCGACCGAGTTCAAGCTTCACTCCAGGTTGTTGAAGGATGGAGCTCATCATGAACTCTTTCGCGGAATAAAATTGATTTGTAAATTCAGAGCAGCGCACGCGATAAGTGCCGACCACTTTGTTCGAACGCTTTTCCTTGATAATCAAGTGATCACAGTCAAAATCGAACTCGTCGATATCCAAGCCCCAGGGAGTCGTCTTGCCAATCATCTCTCGATGGAACACTTCAAAGCGAAGTGCCAAGGCCTCTTTCAGCTCTTCGGTCGTCGTCACTGTTTTAATCATGAAGGGTCCCACCTCAGATTGAATCGCAATCTTCGGCTTGAACTTATGCATGTTATTAGAGCGCATTTGATAGAAAGACTGAATGTTCTGAGAAATCCGTTCAACCATGCATCCTCCGTGGATAGCATCAGGCTAACAAACTTCAGATCTCAACATTGTCAGGACTCAGTAAGGAAACTGTCAGGACTTAAATGATCAGGCTCGCGGCTTTATTTAAACGATCGAACAAAGACTCCCAGCGCTCCCCGACCTGATGTTCTTCGCGGTAGAAGATAATGATATCTTTGCCTTTGGCTGCTACGTCGCGCAGATGTCCGTAAAATTCACGGGTTGCCAGCAGGGGATCTTTGGAAAGGTTCAACACTTCCGCAGAATGGACTCCATTTTTAGGTTTGATGATCTTAATGCTTTCGATTTCCTCTGGCAGCGTCGACAGTTTTTCGTTCACCTCTTGGATGATACTTTCAACTGAGCGGTTCTTTTCAGTGCAAACAATCAATGGAACCGGCGGCATATAGTGATGCTTCATATGCCCTGGAGATTCCCGTTTATCGACTTGTTCCAAGAATTCAAACTCAAAACCTTTTTCGGCAAGAACTCTTTCAATATCTGATTTCAGAATATGCCCACGACGTAAAATTGAAAGCACAACTTTGTCAGGGCGATGACGAATCAACAGCACTGTCGATTCAATACCGATTTGACAGTCTCCGCCATCCAGGACAAAAACATTTTCATTTTTGAATTCAACGCGCACATGGCTTGCCGATGTCGGTGAGGTTCTTCCAAATTTATTTGCACTAGGCGCAGCAAGCGGAATACCCACTTCCTCAATCAACTCTAAAGCCAACGGATGATTCGGCATGCGAATACCCACTGACTCCAAGCCAGACGTGATCATTCCATTCACAGAGGGATCTTTAGGCAGAATCATCGTCAATGGACCCGGCCAGAAAACTTCAGCCAAAGCCTGAGAAGCAGGCCCCCAGTAAGCCGTCACTTTTTTGGCCATCTCGATCGAAGAGACATGCACGATCAAAGGATCGAAAAACGGGCGCTCTTTGACCTTAAAGATCTTTTCAATCGCTCCAGGGACATCAATGCGCGCAGCCAAACCATAAACAGTCTCAGTAGGAAGCCCGATGACTCCCCCTTCTTCCAATATGACTTTCGCTTTAGCAAGACCCTCGTTGGGCGACATCATGAAAAAATCCTTTGATGTCCCCAACTTACCGCAAAACCCAAACCCGCGCTATCTCAAAAACCAAAAAGGTGCCTGCCATCTTTTCCGAAAAGATGGCAGGCACCCCCGGGAACTTAGGATTCGCGGAGGATGCTGAGGGCGCTTTCTTTTACTATGTCGAGGCTTGCGAGGAAAGAGATGAGCAAGCTGAGGGCCGTGATGATGAGGACTGAGATGAGAGGTTGGGCGAGGGAGAACTCGAAGGAGCCTTCGAAAAGGAAGCGGTTCAGGGCGTAGCTGACTCCGATACTGAGGAAGGCGCCGACGAAGGAGCTGATAAAGGCTAAGAAGGCGAATTCAGTCAGGATGAAGCCTGAGACTTCCTTGAAGCTGGCGCCTAGGATTTTTAGCATGTTGAGTTCCCAGCGGCGCAGTTTAATTTGGCTGCGCACGATTGAGAACAACACGATGTAACCGGTGATCAGAGCCAGATAAGCCATCAGCTCCAGGGACCAGCTCATCTTTTCTGCAGTACTCAAAATTTCATCCACCAAACGAACCACGTCGATAACGGATACGTTTGAAAACTTCTGCGCAATTTCTGTTTGCAGATGATTTCGCATCTCTGCATTCAAAGATGGTACCGAGGTGATAAAGGTTTTAGGAGCATCATTTAGAACTCCGTTTTGAACCAAAATAAAGAAATTCGGTTGGAAGCTGGTCCACTTCACTTTGCGGAAGTTGGCAATTTGCGCTTCGACTTCCACCCCTTGAACGTCGAAGACGACCAGGTCATTCAAATGAAAGCCCATGCGCTCCGCAAACTTCTGCTCGACAGAAAGTTGCGGATACTTTTGCTTGCTGGCGTCGAAGTCACCTGTGATCGGTTGCCCCTCGGTGATCTCTTCCGTTTCAGAGAGTTTAGTCCGATAGGACAAGTTTACGCCGCGATTACGGAAGCGTGCTTCACGCTCTTCTTCGCGGGTTTTAAATCCTTGAGCTTCGATCTTTCTTTCATAGTCCTGACCGTTGACCTTAAGGATACGCGCGCGAACCATCGGTGACTCACCCAAGGCTTGCACTTTGTTGTCAGCAAGAATTTTTTGAACTCCACCGAGCTGTTCATCCTGGATATCAAACAAGAACAGCGAAGGAATCTTTGAATGACTGTCGACGCGGAAATCAGCCTGCAGGGAGTTTTTTAGCTGAGGCAGAATATTGATCAGCAACGCTCCCATGCCTAAAGCCACAAACACCGCCAAACTGGCAGCGGCTCTTCGGGATACGCTCAAGAAACTAAAGCGCATGAACCAACGGTGAACGTTTTTCAATAGTCCCGCACCACGCACGGTCAGATATCCCACCGAGACAAGGACTGCGACTACGACCAGCAGCGCCCCCACAAAGATCGAACCAATCTTCCACGAGTGAGCTTGATAAACCGAAAGACCAAAGAACAACACCGCCGTCGGCACATACGGCCAGTATCTGCGCGGTCCTTCACCGACTGAAAACTTCTCTTCACTAAAGAGCTTGGCGGCGCGAAGGTCAAAGATCTTAATCATAAATGGCAAGCTGACAACAAAACTGCCCACCACCGCCATCAACAAACACAAGCCCCACGCCTCAAGAGTCACCCGCGGTTGTAAGTTGAAAGGAGTAAAGCTGCCTAGCAGTTTGGTCAAGAGTGGCAATACCAACTCACTAAAGAGCAAAGTCGGAATCGTCGCCAACAGCCCCAGCAAAGAAGCTTGAATCACATAGACACCGACAGCTTCTGCACTTTGCAAACCCAAAGTTCTTAAGATGGCGATCTCTTTCATACGACTTGAGAGGAACAAACGATAGATATAGGCGGCTCCCAAAGCCGACATAAATAAAGCGACCAAAGCCACCAGACCTAAATAGTCTGACAGATAACCTAACTGCCGCCCTGAATCCTCACCCGCGGTAGCGGGGGTATCCACAGAAACCTGCGGGTCGGTGAGTTTCTTATACAAAGACTCTTTAAGAGTCTCTTCCTGCGCTGCCACAGGAAGCTTGAATAGATAAGCTAAGGAAAACGTACTGCCGTACTGAATCAAGCCTGATTCCGGCAACAAAGCGCGGTTGATAAACACCCGCGGCGCCATAGTGGCCGCTCGGAAAGTCTGTGTTTCATCTTTGGTGATCACATCAGAAATTTTTAACTTAAGCTGTCCCAGTTGAACATCATCACCGGTCTTTAAGCCCATCTGAGATTCGAGCTCTGGATACACCCAAGCTGTTTTCTCTCCGATGATGTCTTTGGGACTGCCGCTTGCGATCCGCTTTCCTGATTGCAACTGCAAGTCACCATAAAACGGATAAGCTTGATCGACCGCTTTGACCAAAACCAAGCGCGAGCCTTTTGCTGAACTGAGCATCGCAAAGAATTCGTAGTTCTTTGCCTCCAAAGTTCCCTCTGGCAAAGCACTGCGCATGTCTTTCAGTTCAGTCTCTGTCAATTCACGGCGAGAAGACACGGCAAGGTCCGCAGAAAGAATCGACTTCGCGTTGTTTTTGATTTCACTCTCTAAAGCACTGTTAAAGGCCTTCAAAGAGACAAAGCCCGTCAGCCCCAAACTAAGATTGAAGATGAAAAACAAACCAAAGCGCCAGCTGCGCCTCATTTCCCTGATGGCTAAGCGAATTAAAATCATCGCTCCCTCAATTGACCATCTTCAAGGCGCAAAGTGCGTTCGCATCTTTTTGCAAGGGCCTCACTGTGAGTCACTAATATGGTGGTAATCTTGTGTTTGCGAATAACATCGAAGAAGACATCCATGACTTTATCGCCGGTATGAATATCCAAGTTTCCACTGGGCTCATCGGCCAAAAGGATTTTTGGTTTTACGACAAGGGCACGGGCGATTGCTACACGCTGGCATTCTCCCCCGCTCAGTTGACTTGGAAAATGCTCTAAGCGATGTCCCAGGCCCAACTCGCGCAAAGCTTCTTCAGCACGTACTCTAGGGTTTTCCATTTTCAAAATTTCCAACGCCAACATCACGTTCTCGAGCGCAGTTAGGTGCGCAATCAAATGATACTGTTGAAATACGATGGAAATATTCTGCGCCCGAAATAGAGTCAGCTCCTGTTCAGTCATTGGAACAAGATTGGCTTTATCCACCAAGATATCCCCACGATCCGCGCGCTCCAAGCCCGCAAGAATAGACAGCAACGTGGATTTGCCGCTTCCGGATTGACCAACAATCGAGACAATCTGTCCTGGCTCAATATTGACATTCAGTCCTTTGAGAACTTGAATCTCGACATCCCCCTGATGAAAACTTTTGCGAACATCGTTTAAGATCAAACTCATAAAGAACCTTTCAAGGCTGTGAACACAGTATCGGCGATAATTTTATGACCTTCTTCATTGGGATGAATGCCATCGGCGAGATTGTATTTGGGATTACCCGCCACTTTATCCAAAATGAAGGGAACGAAAGTCAGCTTGTATTTTTTCGCCAGGGATTCGTACATTTTTTTAAACTTGTCAGAGTAATCTTTGCCGTAATTGGGAGGCATATAAAGTCCGCCTAAAATCACGCGAACTTTTTGGGCTTGAGCATACTCGATCGCACTCGCAAGATTCTTCTCACTTTCGTCGACTTTCAAACCGCGCAAACCATCATTGGCTCCCAAGGCCAAGAACACGGCATCTGGTTTCGATTTAAAAATCCATTTCATACGACCAATACCAGAGGCGGTGGTTGAACCGCTTACGCTGGCGTTAAACACGGTCCACTCTTTCTTGCCAGCTTCATGCAATTTCTTTTCAAGCAATACTGGATAGGCGGCATCTTTCGCAACGCCGTAACCTTCGGAAACAGAATCACCGAGGACAACTAATTTTTTTTGTGCCGACGTTTGCGCGAGTGCGGAGGAAAAACTCAAAGAGGAAACTATAAGAAGAGCTGCAAATAAAAAAGGTCTCATAGTTTCCTATGAGACCTTTTATGAATTCTTAATTCAAGGCTGACTTAGTCAAACTGGCTCTTATCAACATCTGATAAGGACTAATTAACTACGACGTCCAAAGTTTCAACTAGCGACGACCGCCGCCACCGAAACCACCACGTCCGCCGCCGCCACCGCCGCCGCGTCCGCCACCGAAGCCACCACGACCACCGCCGCGACCACCTTCACGTGGTTCTTGTGGACGAGCTTCAGATACATTGATCTGACGACCGTTCAACTCAACGCCGTTTGCTCTTTCGATAGCAGCGTCAGCAGCTGAATCATCAGCCATTTCAACGAAGCCAAAACCTTTTGAACGGCCTGACTCTCTGTCCATGATAACTTTTGCTGAATCTACTGCACCGAATTGTGCGAAATGAGAGTGCAAAGCCTCGTCATCAACTGAATAAGGCAAATTGCCTACGTATAACTTCTTAGCCACAAAGACCTCCTGTGGATTTGTTAAACCCGAGGAAGCCTTCGAACAACATAAAATCGAGAACAATCACTTCGGGACCTGTACCTATAAAAAACCTACTTAAAGGCTAGCATAGCGTAAGTCCCGTGCAAGCCCAATTTTACGATCTCATATTATTAAATTGTAAGGGTACTGCGAAGCTTCCCCCTCGTACCAGGGCGATACATTCCTGAAGATCATCGATACTTTTACCAGAGACCTTCAGTTTATCATCAGCGATTTGCGGCTGTACTTTGAGCTTGGAATCTTTGATGACTTTAATAATTTCTTTAGCAACTTCGCGGTCAATGCCTTGCTGTAAAGTGACCTTCTGGCGGAGCATTTTGCCACCAGCTGGTTCAACTTTATCAAACTTCACAGCTTTGATATCCACCCCACGGCGATGGAGCTTGGTCTGCAAGATGCTTCCCATCTGCTCGATCTTGTAATCATCTTCAGCGTTCAAAGTAATTTCTTTTTTATCTTTGTCCCAACCGATTTCAGACTTGCTGCCCTTAAAATCATAACGACCATCAACCTCTTTACGAGCCTGATTAACAGCATTATCAATCTCTTGAATATCAAGTTCAGAAACAATATCAAACGAAGGCATTGTGCTCTATCTCCGAAAAAAATTAGTGACCGTGGTGGTGACCAGCGTCTCCGTGCAATCCGTGTGGATGTCCGTGCTGAAGTTCTTCAGCAGTTGCTTCACGAATTAGAACCATTTCGATTGCGAATTCCAGAGGCTGACCTGCCAATGGGTGATTTCCATCAAGAGTTACGTGAGTGTCTGTGATTTTTGAAACGCGAACAATGTGGGCTCCACCGCTCAACTCAAGGCGAAGGTGCGCGCCGATTTCAAGTTGTGGCAAATGAGCAAGTTCTTCTTTAGGAACTTCCATGAACATGTTGTCACGAACTTCGCCGTAAGCATCTTTCGCTTCCAGCTTAACAGTTTTTTTATCGCCTTCTTTAAGGTCTTTGATTTCTTCTTCAAGTTTAGGAAGGATTTGTCCAGCGCCTTCAAGGAAAGGAAGTGGTTGGCCTTGCTCTGAAGCATCCAAAACTGCTCCGTCAGGTCCTTTTAAAACATAGTTAAACGCCAATACTCTTCTCATTTTGAGGCTCCTTTTTTATGGGGGCAGGTATCCCATTGAACTGGACCTTTGGCAACCGTAATGCCCCGTATTTCTCAATATTTAACAGCGGGGGCTTGAAAACCCTAGGCCCACTTAGGTATAATTAAGATAGAGAACGCACCAGAAGGGGGATTCATGCATCACATGGCCTCAGTGAGGTCTTTGTTGCTCAACGCAAGTTACGAGCCCATGCGGATTGTAAGTTGGCAAAAAGCCTTGGTTTTGTGGTTTCAGGATAAGGTTGAGATACTCGAATATCATTCAGCCTTCGCTCGGTCGGTCCATTTAAGGTTTAAGCTGCCCAGTGTTTTGCGGCTGAGGACCTACGTTCGACCCCGGGCCAATCATGCCGTGCGGTTCTGCCGCGAAAATGTATATATCCGCGATAATTACACCTGCCAATACTGCGGCACAAAGTTTCACGCCAAGCAGCTCACTCTTGATCACGTCGTCCCCGCATCTCATAACGGACCTAAAAATTGGACAAATGTTGTTTCCGCTTGTCGCGATTGCAATCAACGCAAAGCAAATCGCACGCCGCGAACAGCAAATATGCCTTTACTGACAGAGCCGCGTGCTCCATCGTGGTTACCAACACTGGAATTAGAAATCAGTGCCGACCACGTTCCGCCCGATTGGGCGCCCTATTTAAGGCTTAAAACAGGATGACATCGAAGTACGAAATCAGGCTGAACTCCAAGATTGATATCCGACGGATATACACAAATGAAACTCTTCCTTTACGCAAAAAAGTTTTAAAACCTTTTCTGACAGAGGAAGAGTGCATAAACCCCGGTGACGACCTGACGTCGACTTATCATTTCGGATTGTTCCAGGAAAATAAACTCATCTCGATCTCGACCTTTATTCAAGAAGGTCATCCTGATTTTCTCTCGACATTTCCTTATCGCCTGCGCGGAATGGCCACGGATACAGAATTTCAAGGACAAGGTCTTGGTGGAATTCTGCTTCAACACGGTGTTGAATATTTGCGACAAAAAGAATGCGACTTTTTATGGTTCAATGCTCGCATCAAAGCATTTCCTTTTTATGAAAAATTGGGCTTTTCATACTATGGTCCACTCTTCGACATCAAGGACATCGGCCCCCATAAAGTCATGTACAAGATTCTTATTCCCAAGTAGTCTTTCCAGATGCATCTGCTAAGGAGAAACCGGTGAATAAGGATATTCATAATCAACTCGTTTCGGCTTTGACCACGATCATCAGCGAAACCAACGGCATCTCCTTATCCGACACGATTGATCTTCTCTTGTCGTCCGATTTGCAAAGAACTCATCGCGAAGCCTACGATCTCGTTTTCGAATTTCGGGATTTACTCAACCGCTTTCAAATAAACCAAGTTGTAATCTCGGCTTTATTGAAGCACCCGGTTTCTGCGGCGCTTTTTGAGTTCTTTAAAAACTTCCCTTTAAAATATCATGAAGAGCATATCCATCTGACTGGAGCGATCTCCGCAGAGTTTCTATATCCTCGCCTGATGAAGCTTCTGGAAGGCCCGGATAAAAAACTTTATGAGGAAAAAATCACGGAAGTTTATGGCGCCGATGCTTTGCCGATCCGCACGGTGGGCGATGTCGACCGCTTGATTCGCCTGCAAGAAAACGAAGGCTTTTCACGCTATCTTAAAATTTTGTATTTGCCGAAGTTGATCTTCCTCAATCGTGAAGTGCATGCCGAAGCCGCCTATCATATGGCAAACGAACTGCGCGAAAAGTACAACGTGGGCTCCATCCGCCTGAAGTTCTCATTGTCGCGTTCGACTTCCAGCTCTTCCGAGCAGATCCCGGGTATTGAAAACGTCACCCCGGAAGATGTCGTCTTGGGTCTTTATGATGGCTTTAAAAAATTCAAAGATGAGCATCCTGATTTTAATTTTATCCTTTCGCCGTCATTCAGAAAAGAAGCCAATCACTTTGACTCAGAAAGATTTAGCAATCGCAAAGATCACTTCATGGAGCAAATTGACGAGCTGGTGCAGATGCTCGACAAGCATCCGTTTCTTGTGCCCCATATGACGGATGTGGACACTGTCGGCGATGAGCGCGAGCTTTACCGCAAAGAGCATTTCAATGAGATGCAGGCCGGGTTTAGAAAGTTGCAATATCGTGGCTTTAAAATCCGCTCGCATCACGGAGAAACTTGGCACACTCTCAAGAAAGGCATTCAAGCCGTCGACAATGCCATGAACATTTGGCATATCGACACGCTCGAGCATGGAATCAGCCTGGGGATTAATCCCAACAAGTATTTCCATCGCCTGTATCAGGAAATCTTGCGAAAGAACCAGGGCGGACTTCCAATCACGAACAAGGACCCTCTTTACCGCGAGTTGACAGAGCTTGATTGGGGCCACCACCACGCTGTCCTTGAAAAACTGAAAAAGGGTGAACCGCTTAATGAACAAGAAGATATTCTTTTCGTAAAGGCGAAGTTCCATACAGCACGCGAAGTGGAGCACTATCAGCATGACGTTTTGAATCGTATGATTCAAAAAGGCGTGACGCTGGTGTCGCTCCCCTCTTCAAACAACAAATTGACCGGTAAGTTTGAGGACTACAAAGACCATCCGTTCTCATGGTGGGAGAAAAAAGGCGTACAATTGGGCGTCGGAACCGACAATCACATCACGCTGAACACCAACTTCATCTATGAAATGCTGATTTTGCTTTACACGGACGCTGTAAATCTTAAAATCACTAAGCTTCTTATGGTTACCACTGGCGAGACTCGTCGTCCGTTCATCAGTCATCTGCTGTGGACCATGAAAAAGAATTTACGCAAAGTAACCTCGTAAAATATTCTCTTAACAGAAAGATTCAGCACGGAATGACAGCAAAGAAAAATCTTCTTAAAGAACTTCTCAGCAAACAGATGCTTATCATTTTCCTTCTTGGCTTCTCCAGCGGTCTTCCGCTGGCGTTGACGGGCGGAACTTTGAAAACCTGGCTCTCCCGCGAGCATGTGGACATCAGCACAATTGGTTATTTTAGCTGGGTGGGCATTGCCTACTCTTTGAAATTCCTTTGGTCGCCACTTTTAGATCGTTTTACTTTGTTTAAAGTCGGTCGTCGTCGCAGCTGGATGCTGACCATGCAAGTGGCCCTCATCGGCAGCTTGGCATATATGGGAACTTTGGAACCAACTTTGAACTTGCCGGTGATGGCAACCATGGCCGTTTTGATTTCATTCTTCAGTGCGACTCAAGACATTGCGATCGATGCTTATCGCCGCGAGCTATTGACCAATGAAGAACTGGGACTGGGGTCTTCGCTCAATATTTACGGCTATCGTATTGCCATGTTGATTGCTGGCGGTGCCGGTATCGGTTTGGTCGGTTCAAGTATTTGGCCGATTAGCTGGGGTCAGCTCTATTTCCTTATGGCCGGCTGTATGTTCGTGGGTTTGATTACAACACTTCTTGCCCCGGAACCAAAACTCGACAGTCCTCCTCCAAAAACTTTGTTGCAAGCGATCGTCGATCCCTTTGCAGAATTTTTGAAACGTCCGGGGGCTTGGTACATCCTGGCTTTCGTTTTGTTGTTTAAACTTGGCGATGCTTTGGCGATTGCCCTGTTGAACCCTTTCTATGTTGAGATTGGTTTTAGTAATGCCGACATCGGCTTGATCGCGAAAACTTTCGGATTGATCTCTTCACTGGTGGGCTTCTTCTTGGGTGGCGTGGTGATTTACTATCTAGGTATTTACCGCTCCCTGT is part of the Bdellovibrio svalbardensis genome and harbors:
- the dinB gene encoding DNA polymerase IV, with amino-acid sequence MRKIIHIDMDCFYAAVEVKFNPQLKGKPLGIGGPPNTRSVLCTASYEARKFGVRSAMPSSQAVRLCPQLILIPPHFDLYKEESRKVREIFERFTNKIEPLSLDEAYLDVTDCKQFGGSATLIAQEIRRLIFEELNLTASAGIAPNKFIAKIASDWKKPNGQFVVRPQDVEGFVKDLKVEKIFGVGKVTAQKMHELGLYTCSDIQKFSVPELHRWFGSRAQELYDFSRGIDDREVVTEWERKSLTVEETYNTDLQTYEECRKRIPALYEDFYQRLIQGEYEDRVRGMVVKLKFFDFKSTTHEEVIHGIPTEKDFERLLERAWSRRGVAVRLVGLGVRLGTQNKVSNEPVTSQLKFAI
- a CDS encoding lysophospholipid acyltransferase family protein; the encoded protein is MEEIQAGLRGVLNLIYFVLVIVTFLAWSFLCHLVIRNPEKRRAQFSKNVTFFCRIILKAFGMNLTVKNKPKDGEKFLLVSNHMGFVDILLMGSIFPLLFVTSNEMRETPFLGLLTEMGGCMYVERRSRTKILDEMKSIVTALQNGFRIVLYPEATSTNGEQVLPFKRTLMMAASHAGVPIQPAVVNFRKVNGEDFSLKWRDHLCWYGDITFATSLWKALTLKSLHAEIEFLEQIHTTPEDDRGLIADKAHSLISEKFVPVKGIAVPAVPPELETT
- a CDS encoding GNAT family N-acetyltransferase — encoded protein: MVERISQNIQSFYQMRSNNMHKFKPKIAIQSEVGPFMIKTVTTTEELKEALALRFEVFHREMIGKTTPWGLDIDEFDFDCDHLIIKEKRSNKVVGTYRVRCSEFTNQFYSAKEFMMSSILQQPGVKLELGRACIHKDFRRGVVISLLWRGIADYLAASDSQFLFGCATVKTDDPRDAALLTRYFEEEGRINPGFRTRPTLAYTMPMFSFFKDELRNPLTQTQREEAEELLPPLCRAYLKIGAYIGGEPAWDKEFQCIDFLTILHREDLNRTLWKRFKLGSAES
- a CDS encoding L-threonylcarbamoyladenylate synthase gives rise to the protein MMSPNEGLAKAKVILEEGGVIGLPTETVYGLAARIDVPGAIEKIFKVKERPFFDPLIVHVSSIEMAKKVTAYWGPASQALAEVFWPGPLTMILPKDPSVNGMITSGLESVGIRMPNHPLALELIEEVGIPLAAPSANKFGRTSPTSASHVRVEFKNENVFVLDGGDCQIGIESTVLLIRHRPDKVVLSILRRGHILKSDIERVLAEKGFEFEFLEQVDKRESPGHMKHHYMPPVPLIVCTEKNRSVESIIQEVNEKLSTLPEEIESIKIIKPKNGVHSAEVLNLSKDPLLATREFYGHLRDVAAKGKDIIIFYREEHQVGERWESLFDRLNKAASLII